In the genome of Silurus meridionalis isolate SWU-2019-XX unplaced genomic scaffold, ASM1480568v1 Scaffold355, whole genome shotgun sequence, one region contains:
- the LOC124382460 gene encoding Fc receptor-like protein 5 yields NPKPVVIIKPDTQVFRGETVTFRCEIQRGRDTEWRYDWFEERKNYMNPYYQKLNSPYTTQEISFSFKNYYRGKYTCSGRRHSDNQISKTSDPVTLIVSEKPKPTVKPQSFIYTGDTVTLNCNLQSTGWSFSWYKDNHKLPEAQNTNPLSVIISNEGQTTYYCKALRGNYESEFSAAVTVTVKARPKPVVKIHPAVNVFIGETVTLTCDIQTGGSWKYHWNRSNEEIRAVAGEKTYTITDVKDSNKGPYSCKGTQSSAPKYTQSSDAVTLTVAEKPEPELTSDLKVAALTGNSVTLYCTLKLQSAGWKFYWSKDTQSRETETETNHYLFRSVSVSDGGQYWCRAGRGNPVYYTHYSDALWVNVTVSLIINPSRSQHFTADSLSLSCEDQRDSTGWTVRRY; encoded by the exons agaATCCTAAACCTGTGGTGATTATAAAGCCTGATACACAAGTGTTCAGAGGAGAAACTGTGACTTTCAGGTGTGAAATACAGAGAGGAAGAGACACTGAGTGGAGATACGACTGGTTTGAGGAAAGGAAAAATTACATGAATCCTTATTATCAGAAGCTAAATTCACCTTATACAACACAGGAGATCAGCTTCAGCTTTAAAAACTATTATAGAGGGAAATACACCTGCAGTGGGAGGAGACACAGTGACAATCAGATCTCAAAGACAAGTGATCCTGTTACTCTCAttgtatcag AAAAACCCAAACCGACTGTGAAACCTCAGAGCTTCATCTACACTGGAGACACAGTTACTCTCAACTGTAATCTGCAGTCTACTGGATGGAGCTTTTCCTGGTATAAAGATAACCATAAATTACCTGAAGCCCAAAATACCAACCCACTCAGTGTGATAATCTCTAATGAAGGACAAACAACATACTACTGCAAAGCACTCAGGGGAAACTACGAGTCAGAGTTCAGTGCTgcagttacagttacagttaaAG CGAGACCAAAGCCTGTAGTGAAAATACACCCAGCTGTGAATGTGTTCATTGGGGAAACTGTCACTCTCACATGTGACATACAGACTGGAGGATCCTGGAAGTATCACTGGAATAGAAGTAATGAAGAAATCAGAGCTGTTGCAGGAGAGAAGACCTACACAATCACTGATGTTAAAGACTCTAATAAAGGTCCTTATAGCTGTAAAGGAACTCAATCATCAGCcccaaaatacacacagagcagtgaTGCAGTTACACTGACTGTAGCAG AAAAACCTGAACCTGAACTCACATCAGATCTTAAAGTAGCTGCACTGACAGGAAACTCAGTGACTCTGTACTGTACACTGAAGCTGCAGTCTGCTGGATGGAAGTTTTACTGGAGCAAAGACACACAGAGCCGTGAAACTGAGACTGAAACAAATCACTACTTGTTCAGATCAGTCAGTGTCTCTGATGGAGGTCAGTACTGGTGCAGAGCTGGAAGAGGAAACCCagtctactacacacactacagtgatgcACTCTGGGTAAATGTTACTG tgtctctgatcatcaaTCCCAGCAGATCTCAACACTTTACTGctgactctctctcactgagctgtgaggaccagagagactctactggatggacagtgagaagatac